From the genome of Spinacia oleracea cultivar Varoflay chromosome 2, BTI_SOV_V1, whole genome shotgun sequence, one region includes:
- the LOC130467642 gene encoding uncharacterized mitochondrial protein AtMg00810-like has translation MTTVRTFLAVAAVKHWEVHQMDISVLTYVDDMIIAGNNKVALESFKAYLKTGLLGAKHVDSPMEQNHKLALAEGKELADGEKYRHLIGRLIYLVVTRPDLDTPYIFCHSLCRTKKRNIGKQLASCKLEGWCDSDWASCPITRRLLTGWVVLLDFSPVSWKTKKQHTVSRSSAEAEYRSMVPVRGGFISCSYSVEEPSESGRGLTSSGLQSYVVEGGPGGASRLHCRGRSASSHVVEEGPRWAPRLCC, from the exons ATGACGACAGTTAGGACTTTCTTAGCAGTTGCAGCTGTAAAACATTGGGAGGTGCATCAGATGGAT ATTAGTGTGCTTACTTACGTGGATGATATGATTATCGCAGGAAATAATAAAGTTGCACTTGAGAGCTTTAAGGCATACTTGA AAACTGGATTGTTAGGTGCAAAGCATGTTGATTCTCCGATGGAGCAAAATCATAAACTGGCCTTGGCAGAAGGAAAGGAGTTGGCAGACGGAGAAAAGTATCGCCATTTGATTGGTCGTCTGATCTACTTAGTAGTGACGAGACCAGATTTGGATACTCCGTACATATTCTGTCACAGTTTATGCAGAACAAAAAAGAGGAACATTGGGAAGCAACTTGCGAGTTGTAag TTAGAAGGTTGGTGTGATTCAGACTGGGCAAGTTGTCCGATAACTCGTCGTTTGCTGACTGGTTGGGTCGTGTTGCTTGATTTTTCCCCTGTGTCgtggaagaccaagaaacaacatactGTTTCTCGTTCCTCTGCAGAAGCAGAATACCGTTCGATG GTGCCCGTTCGTGGAGGTTTTATCTCATGCTCTTATTCGGTCGAGGAGCCTTCCGAATCTGGCCGAGGACTAACTTCGAGTGGGCTTCAGAGCTACGTTGTCGAGGGAGGTCCCGGGGGGGCTTCGCGGCTACATTGTCGAGGGAGGTCCGCTTCCAGCCATGTCGTCGAGGAAGGTCCCAGGTGGGCTCCGCGGCTATGCTGTTGA
- the LOC110801412 gene encoding uncharacterized protein gives MEEENSDINNGTVDTGKAERSVWLMKCPLVISNSWQSRASSSDPQPVSKVVLSLDPLRPDDPSAVQFTMEMNGSDMGPRSYSLNMFKDFVPMSIFSESQGRVAVEGKVEHKFDMKPHNENFEEYGRLCRERTNKSMIKNRQIQVIDNDRGVHMRPMPGLVGFGSSAKEKKKTAPVKPVEMKRTRRDRGELEDIMFKLFERKPNWALKQLVQETDQPAQFLKEILNELCVYNKRGTNQGTYELKPEYKKAVDNPGAD, from the exons ATGGAGGAAGAAAACAGTGATATTAACAATGGCACAGTTGATACAGGAAAGGCCGAGAGATCGGTTTGGTTGATGAAATGCCCACTTGTTATTTCTAATTCGTGGCAGTCACGCGCTTCATCTTCTGACCCTCAACCCGTTTCCAAGGTTGTTTTATCGCTCGATCCTCTTCGACCTGATGATCCTTCTGCCGTTCAG TTTACTATGGAGATGAACGGCTCCGATATGGGTCCGAGGAGCTACTCTTTAAATATGTTTAAGGACTTTGTTCCCATGAGTATTTTCTCAGAGAGTCAAG GCAGGGTTGCAGTGGAAGGCAAAGTTGAGCATAAATTTGATATGAAGCCTCATAATGAGAATTTTGAGGAGTATGGAAGATTGTGCCGTGAAAGGACAAATAAGTCCATGATTAAGAACAGACAAATACAG GTGATTGATAATGACCGTGGTGTGCACATGCGGCCGATGCCTGGATTGGTAGGATTCGGTAGTAGTGCTAAG gagaagaagaagacagCACCAGTTAAGCCAGTAGAGATGAAGAGAACTAGAAGGGATCGTGGAGAGCTGGAGGATATCATGTTTAAGCTATTTGAAAGAAAGCCTAACTGGGCACTAAAACAATTGGTCCAAGAAACGGATCAACCTGCT cAATTCTTGAAAGAAATATTGAATGAGCTGTGCGTGTACAACAAAAGAGGAACAAATCAAGGTACTTATGAGCTTAAGCCTGAATACAAGAAAGCAGTGGATAATCCTGGAGCCGACTAA